A stretch of the Thermofilum adornatum genome encodes the following:
- a CDS encoding MFS transporter, translating to MEKKLLVILMSGWAIGALNAGLASGTLTAIRTELNLSPEQAGLILSSWLVGMLIGAFVFGFLSDKIGRKKAIVLSLLTMGIFTPLTSFVRDWITLSILRLLAGTGNTGYMVTASVLLAEYSRKETRGRNITLLESSWAIGWLLAIILSRIILPISGWRAVFLSSTITWPVLLVVLLYVPESARFLLLKGKTEEARSLTQRFSIELPSTSQQEKASLKELFTGKYFARTLMLWIHWFMLAFSYWGIFTWLPDLLARRGLSIVKSLEYAIIITLAQVPGYFSAAYLVEKVGRKRTLATYMLVSGLSSFGLWMATSDQAVLLWGIVLSAFNLGAWGVTYAYTPELYPTKLRGTGSGWANSVGRIGGILGPYFVGFMLSQFKEPFTSFLAFAVAQLVSSLTVSVLGIETKGKTLEEVS from the coding sequence GTGGAGAAAAAGCTACTCGTTATCCTGATGTCTGGATGGGCTATAGGAGCCCTAAACGCTGGACTTGCCTCCGGCACATTGACAGCTATCAGGACAGAGCTCAATCTTTCACCCGAACAGGCCGGGCTCATTTTGAGCTCGTGGCTTGTCGGAATGCTGATAGGCGCATTTGTCTTTGGCTTTCTCAGCGACAAAATTGGGAGGAAAAAAGCCATCGTCTTGTCATTATTGACCATGGGGATCTTTACCCCCCTGACATCATTTGTGAGAGACTGGATTACACTTTCGATACTGAGGCTCTTAGCTGGTACTGGAAACACTGGCTACATGGTTACTGCAAGCGTGCTCCTCGCAGAGTACTCGAGAAAAGAAACCAGGGGAAGAAACATAACCCTACTAGAAAGCTCTTGGGCCATAGGGTGGCTCCTAGCAATAATTCTATCAAGAATAATTCTACCGATCAGTGGCTGGCGGGCCGTGTTCTTGTCCTCGACGATAACATGGCCAGTTCTCCTGGTAGTTCTCCTCTATGTCCCAGAGTCTGCGAGGTTCCTTCTACTAAAGGGAAAAACAGAAGAAGCAAGAAGCCTAACCCAAAGATTCTCTATAGAATTACCAAGTACAAGCCAGCAAGAGAAAGCCTCTCTAAAGGAACTCTTTACAGGTAAATACTTTGCAAGGACGCTCATGCTCTGGATACACTGGTTCATGCTCGCCTTCTCATATTGGGGCATTTTTACATGGCTACCCGACCTCCTTGCAAGGAGAGGGTTAAGCATCGTCAAGAGCCTCGAATATGCAATTATCATAACGCTTGCACAAGTCCCCGGATACTTCTCAGCCGCCTACCTAGTCGAAAAAGTAGGAAGAAAGCGTACCCTCGCAACCTACATGCTGGTTTCTGGTCTCTCAAGTTTCGGCCTATGGATGGCTACCAGTGACCAGGCCGTCCTATTATGGGGAATCGTACTCTCAGCATTCAACTTGGGGGCGTGGGGAGTAACATACGCCTACACCCCTGAACTATACCCCACCAAGCTGAGAGGCACGGGAAGCGGGTGGGCCAACTCTGTCGGCAGGATAGGAGGCATCCTTGGACCATACTTCGTAGGCTTCATGCTTTCACAGTTCAAGGAGCCATTCACGTCTTTCCTGGCATTTGCCGTTGCGCAGCTCGTATCGAGCCTGACTGTGTCTGTGCTTGGAATAGAGACTAAGGGTAAAACATTAGAGGAAGTCTCCTAA
- a CDS encoding 4Fe-4S dicluster domain-containing protein codes for MARLVITDVNKCVGCMSCMFACSRRFGEGGLAKSAIHVSSIGGVERGYKVVVCRACEDPPCAAVCPTDALVKRPGGGVLLKAEKCIGCGNCARACPIGAVQWDLENNKPIICVHCGYCAEYCPYGVLQLVR; via the coding sequence ATGGCAAGGCTAGTTATAACAGATGTCAACAAGTGTGTTGGATGCATGTCTTGTATGTTTGCATGTTCCCGTAGATTTGGAGAAGGTGGGTTGGCAAAATCCGCAATACATGTGTCAAGCATTGGGGGAGTCGAGAGGGGATACAAGGTTGTTGTTTGTAGGGCATGCGAGGATCCTCCCTGTGCGGCTGTATGCCCAACAGATGCACTTGTCAAGAGGCCTGGGGGAGGCGTGTTGCTCAAGGCCGAGAAATGTATCGGCTGTGGTAACTGTGCGAGAGCTTGTCCGATAGGGGCTGTACAGTGGGACTTAGAAAACAATAAGCCGATTATATGTGTACACTGTGGTTACTGTGCTGAGTATTGTCCTTACGGTGTTTT
- a CDS encoding CBS domain-containing protein: MASSRPPLSGAVVRIDPLKLDDIVSLVAEKMWRFELPVVPVVDSEGKYAGIVSIFSILKSKYQGNTKIRSVLEKVPIVDSSYSLTDIARMFVKTGQPGLPYAEEGKIVGVISARRLLETMGLVSRVAARYIAFPLEPLKPDDPIEKARKLLAENGLRFAPVAENGKPVGVVRIYDLVNFIYNTPLRRERLGEIKGEISYFLEQPVSKIMATNFRAVNIDGQPTTMDIAEGSVVLNANGTVYGIISPYLLLRRLLPAVEEANIPLRIEGVEDLDFIARNLVFRKALEVAREIAQRGRLLEMSVVIKSREKAGERKRYDAYVSIKLDKDTFSTSSSGWDPVAVTFEAVDSAYKVFSKTKEKKRDRRISLARLRKAFS, encoded by the coding sequence ATGGCATCTAGTAGACCCCCGTTAAGCGGGGCAGTTGTCAGAATCGATCCCTTAAAGCTGGATGATATTGTTTCTCTTGTTGCCGAGAAAATGTGGAGATTTGAGCTTCCAGTTGTCCCAGTTGTAGATTCAGAAGGCAAATATGCTGGAATAGTTTCTATTTTCTCGATTCTCAAATCTAAGTACCAAGGAAACACAAAAATTAGGAGCGTCCTCGAGAAGGTTCCCATTGTCGACTCTTCCTATTCCCTCACAGATATCGCCAGGATGTTTGTTAAAACGGGCCAGCCGGGCCTCCCCTACGCTGAGGAAGGGAAAATAGTTGGAGTAATTTCGGCTAGGAGACTATTAGAAACGATGGGGCTCGTCTCTAGGGTTGCAGCCAGGTATATAGCTTTCCCGCTGGAACCCCTTAAACCAGACGACCCCATAGAGAAAGCGAGAAAGTTGCTGGCAGAGAATGGGCTGAGGTTTGCGCCTGTCGCAGAGAATGGGAAGCCAGTGGGAGTGGTAAGGATCTACGACCTAGTCAACTTTATCTATAATACGCCCCTACGCAGAGAAAGGCTCGGCGAAATAAAGGGAGAAATATCATACTTCCTAGAACAGCCAGTATCCAAAATCATGGCCACAAACTTTAGAGCTGTAAATATTGATGGGCAACCCACCACTATGGACATAGCCGAGGGCTCGGTAGTGCTGAACGCCAACGGGACTGTCTATGGTATTATCTCTCCCTACTTGCTTCTGAGGAGACTTTTACCAGCAGTTGAGGAAGCCAACATTCCCCTTAGAATAGAGGGCGTAGAAGACCTAGACTTTATAGCTAGAAACCTTGTTTTCAGGAAGGCTCTAGAGGTTGCCCGGGAAATTGCGCAACGGGGACGCCTACTCGAAATGTCTGTGGTGATAAAGTCCCGTGAGAAGGCTGGAGAGAGAAAAAGGTATGACGCATACGTTTCTATAAAGCTTGACAAGGATACATTTAGTACATCTTCTTCTGGATGGGATCCTGTAGCAGTGACATTTGAAGCCGTGGACTCTGCTTACAAGGTCTTCTCGAAGACCAAGGAGAAAAAGAGGGATAGAAGAATATCGCTTGCAAGGCTGAGAAAGGCCTTTAGCTAG